A genomic region of Trifolium pratense cultivar HEN17-A07 linkage group LG3, ARS_RC_1.1, whole genome shotgun sequence contains the following coding sequences:
- the LOC123912834 gene encoding DEAD-box ATP-dependent RNA helicase 27-like: protein MAESEHDHHISPEHEDHSHKKKKLRKRKRSRKQEVEKQQEEENIENAESEEEEEEEEEEKNHEPQQGEEEEEERDGDDGEEDEDKKAETIVSSGIMSKESFSSLGLSQPTSKSINDMGFNRMTQIQAKAIPPLLMGKDVLGAARTGAGKTLAFLIPAVELLYNVQFTPRNGTGVVVICPTRELAIQTHAVAKELLKYHSQTLGLVIGGSGRKGEAERIVKGVNLLVATPGRLLDHLQNTKGFIYKNLKCLIIDEADRILEANFEEEMKQIINILPKKRQTALFSATQTKKVEDLARLSFQTPPVYVDVDDGRKKVTVEGLEQGYVVVPCAKRLVVLYSFLKRFQSKKVMVFFSSCNSVKFHADLLKFIGLDCLNIHGKQKQHARTTTFFNFCKAEKGILLCTDVAARGLDIPDVDWIVQYDPPDEPKEYIHRVGRTARGEGGKGNALLFLIPEEMEFLRYLKAAKIPVKNYLFDDKKLSNVQSQLEKMVASIYHLNSMAKEAYRSYILAYNAHSMKEIFNVHRLDLQAVATSFSFTNPPKINLNIDSSASKHRKKIRKVEGRRH from the exons ATGGCGGAATCAGAGCACGACCACCACATCTCACCGGAACACGAGGACCACAGTCATAAGAAGAAGAAGCTTCGCAAGAGGAAAAGATCTCGTAAacaagaagttgaaaaacaacAAGAGGAGGAGAACATTGAAAACGCAGaatctgaagaagaagaagaagaagaagaggaggaGAAGAATCATGAACCACAacaaggagaagaagaagaagaagaaagagacgGTGATGACGGCGAAGAAGATGAAGACAAAAAAGCGGAGACCATTGTGTCTTCTGGAATAATGAGCAAAGAGTCTTTTTCGTCTCTAGGGTTATCTCAACCTACTTCTAAGTCTATAAATGATATGGGTTTTAATCGTATGACTCAG ATTCAAGCGAAAGCAATTCCGCCACTTTTGATGGGAAAGGATGTTCTTGGTGCTGCAAGGACAGGTGCTGGTAAAACACTTGCATTTTTAATTCCAGCTGTGGAATTGTTGTACAATGTTCAGTTCACTCCTCGTAACGGAACGGGTGTTGTTGTTATTTGTCCAACTAGAGAGCTTGCCATTCAG ACACATGCTGTGGCAAAGGAACTACTGAAGTATCATTCGCAAACTCTTGGATTAGTTATTGGGGGTTCTGGTAGAAAGGGAGAAGCTGAGCGCATTGTTAAAGGGGTAAATCTGTTGGTTGCAACGCCTGGTCGTCTTCTCGATCACCTTCAGAATACAAAAGGATTCATATATAAAAACTTGAAG TGTCTCATTATTGATGAAGCAGACAGGATATTGGAAGCAAACTTTGAGGAGGAAATGAAGCAGATCATTAATATACTTCCAAAG AAAAGGCAAACAGCTTTGTTTTCGGCCACACAAACAAAGAAG GTTGAGGATCTCGCCCGCTTGTCTTTTCAGACACCTCCTGTCTATGTTGATGTAGATGATGGGAGAAAAAAG GTCACAGTTGAAGGATTGGAGCAGGGCTATGTTGTTGTTCCCTGTGCCAAGCGTTTAGTTGTTCTATATTCATTCTTGAAGAGATTTCAATCCAAAAAAGTGATGGTTTTTTTCTCTTCGTGCAACTCTGTCAAATTCCATGCCGATCTCCTTAAGTTCATTGGATTAGACTGTTTAAATATTCATGGAAAACAAAAGCAGCATGCCCGGACAACTACCTTCTTCAACTTCTGCAAAGCAGAAAAGGGGATCTTGCTCTGTACTGATGTTGCTGCTCGTGGACTTGACATTCCTGATGTg GACTGGATTGTGCAGTATGATCCACCTGATGAACCAAAG GAATATATCCACAGAGTTGGTAGAACAGCTCGTGGGGAAGGTGGAAAAGGAAATGCTTTACTTTTCCTGATTCCTGAAGAAATGGAATTTCTTCGCTATTTGAAG GCAGCAAAGATTCCTGTGAAAAACTATTTATTTGATGATAAAAAGCTTTCAAATGTACAATCTCAGCTG GAGAAGATGGTGGCCAGCATTTATCATTTGAACAGTATGGCTAAAGAGGCTTATAGGTCATATATATTGGCATATAATGCACATTCTATGAAGGAAATATTCAATGTTCACCGGCTTGATTTACAG GCTGTTGCTACTTCATTCAGTTTTACCAACCCACCAAAGATAAATCTGAACATAGACAGCAGTGCTTCAAAGCATAGGAAGAAAATTCGCAAAGTAGAAGGAAGAAGACATTGA
- the LOC123914878 gene encoding protein ASPARTIC PROTEASE IN GUARD CELL 1-like has translation MNIIVTFCSCLLLLAVQLSYYSVSPSLSPSRPIVSIPLYHKRMLNNTHMNNSRGNQHPNTEAITDIYPINDAYAMFLWIGTPVQIVFVMVDIGSPISWSQCDPCNSCYPMQRPPFNTRASSTFKELGCYSDTCLIPMMRDVFGNCTGWTCRYNVKYGTRGQSHSLGEMVIDTLTFEHSNTEVKNFIFGCGDSYEGPFKTQFSGVLGLGRGPLSVQSQLNAKAFSFCPVSQGSQKPSPLEFYETPPEMNQHGDDSSIMVALTENSAYPFYYFLQFVGISINGFMLDIQSRVWGYGLNYDGGVIVDIGTVLTYLPSDAYSVFRSEILKTDHNLTKRPGYEGLEFCYEDDSSNVFPTIELFFANGNIAGENFVSYNLNNNQLLFKVEDTVCLSFAEGKSSALTVIGSNQLQGTLLTYDLVNEILGLKFNNC, from the coding sequence ATGAATATTATAGTGACATTTTGTTCTTGTCTACTTTTATTAGCAGTTCAACTATCCTATTATTCTGTATCTCCTTCACTTTCTCCTTCCAGACCAATTGTTAGCATCCCACTATATCACAAGAGAATGCTCAATAACACCCACATGAACAACTCTAGAGGAAATCAACATCCTAACACAGAAGCCATAACAGATATATATCCAATAAATGATGCATATGCAATGTTCTTATGGATTGGTACTCCAGTACAAATTGTATTTGTTATGGTAGATATAGGAAGCCCAATTTCATGGTCACAATGTGACCCTTGTAATAGTTGTTACCCTATGCAACGTCCACCCTTTAATACTAGAGCATCAAGTACCTTTAAAGAACTTGGTTGCTACTCAGATACATGTTTGATTCCAATGATGAGGGATGTTTTTGGTAACTGCACTGGATGGACATGTAGATACAATGTGAAATATGGTACTAGGGGTCAATCTCATTCCTTAGGTGAAATGGTGATTGATACACTTACCTTTGAACATTCCAATACAGAGGTTAAGAATTTCATCTTTGGTTGTGGAGATTCATATGAGGGTCCATTTAAGACTCAATTCTCAGGTGTTCTTGGTTTAGGACGCGGTCCACTTTCGGTTCAAAGTCAACTCAATGCAAAGGCATTTTCTTTTTGTCCTGTAAGTCAAGGATCACAGAAACCTTCACCTCTTGAGTTTTATGAAACTCCACCTGAAATGAACCAACATGGTGATGACAGTTCAATTATGGTTGCCCTGACAGAGAACAGTGCATaccctttttattattttttgcaaTTTGTTGGTATAAGTATTAATGGGTTTATGTTGGATATTCAATCTAGAGTTTGGGGTTATGGCTTGAACTATGATGGTGGGGTTATTGTAGATATTGGAACAGTGCTAACTTATTTACCAAGTGATGCTTATAGTGTGTTCAGATCAGAGATACTTAAAACAGATCATAACCTTACAAAGAGGCCAGGATATGAGGGGTTAGAGTTTTGTTATGAAGATGATTCATCTAATGTATTTCCAACTATTGAACTTTTCTTTGCAAATGGTAATATTGCAGGTGAAAATTTTGTGTCTTACAACTTGAACAACAATCAGTTACTTTTCAAAGTAGAAGACACTGTTTGTCTATCATTTGCTGAAGGAAAAAGCTCTGCTCTCACAGTGATTGGTAGTAACCAACTCCAAGGAACTTTACTGACATATGATCTTGTCAATGAGATCCTTGGTCTTAAATTTAATAACTGTTAG